A region of the Apium graveolens cultivar Ventura chromosome 6, ASM990537v1, whole genome shotgun sequence genome:
CTTCGATGAGATcttcccccccccccccccgtgaCGCATCTAGAAACTGTTAGATTGTTATTGGCACTAGCTGCGAAAAACCAATGGCAAGTGCACCACCTCGACGTCAAAACTGCATTTTTGAATGGCGAAATacaggaagaggtatatgttgtTCAGCCAGAGGGGTACATTAAAAAGGGCCTAAAACAGATGGTTTATAAACTGCTGAAAGCGTTATATGGGCTAAGACAAGCCCCGCGTGCATGATATGCTAAGTTGAACAAATGCTTGGTTGATCTTGGATTCACAAGATGCCCATATGAGCATGCAGTCTATACGAAGAGGGAAGATGATGAGATATTGATCGTAGGGGTTTACGTTGATGATTTATTAGTGACAGGTACTAGTGTTAAGCTGATCGAAGAGTTTAATTCTCAGATGAGTGGAAAATTTGAAATGAGCAACTTGGGGAAACTATCCTACTATCTGGGAGTTGAAGTcgagcaaggcattggctataTAAAACTGAAACAAGCTGCATACGCGAGGAAGATTTTATAAAGGGCAGGTCTGGGAGATTGTAACCCTGTGAGATATCCAATGGACCCAAAAGAAAGCATCACCAAGGATGAAAATGGCAAACCAGTGGATGCTACGATGTTCAAAAGTTTAATTGGAGGTTTACGCTATCTTGTTCATACAAGGCCCGACATCGCATACTCGGTTGGTGTAGTTAGTAGATTCATGGAGAGACCCACAATAATGCATTTGAATGCAGCCAAAAAAATTTTGCTTTATGTCAAGGGGACAATCGATTATGGGCTGGTTTATTCTAAGGAAAATGGCAACAATGTACTGACTGGATATTCCGATAGTGATATGGGAGGTTTCATCGATGACAGGAGGAGCACAGCAGGAATGGTGTTCTATTTAAATGAAAGCTTGGTCACTTGGGTTTCACAAAAGCAGAGATGCGTGGCATTATCATCCTGTGAGGCAGAGTTTATGGCGGCTACTGCTGCCGCTTGTCAGGCTGTTTGGTTACGGAAGCTGCTAAGCCAGGTGACGGATGAATACGTTGATCCTGTAGTTATCTACATCGACAAGAAGTCGGCTATTGATCTAGCGAAAAACCCAGTGTTTCATGGATGCAGTAAACACATAGATATTCGCTACCACTTCATTCGTGAAtgtattgaaagaggagaaaTTATTGTTAAACATGTAAGTTCGGAGAATCAGAAGGCTGATATACTAACCAAGGCTCTTGTCACTGTGAAGTTTGAAAGAATGCGCCGCTTGCTGGGAGTAAAAGAGTTGTCAAAGCAAACTTAGATTAAGGGGGAATAATGTTAGAGTTTTTTAATCTAAGTTTAGATATTTGAATAAGTAGTTTTTAATAAGTCTATTGTCTTTCATATTTAGTTGGAAGCTGAATTAGTAGTCATATAGACGTGGAGTCTATGTAGGAATGCATTTGAAGGAGTCAGAGTCATGATAGGAGAGTGGTTTATCGTTTCCTTGTTTTTAGGTATGCATTGTTAGTTCTAGTTTCTATATATTGTAATGCATCAGATTAGTAAAAGTTAACGCCTTTAGTGCACCTGCTTTATTTTATCTCAATACAAACTAAACACTTACACATATATATCGATTGGGCATCAACAGATAGGCTAACAATTTCATCCTTGCAATGTTTTCCTGCTTAATTAGATGTCACCTGTAACATGTGACAACGTGTTTGGCCAACTGCCCAGATGAATTTACAATCTTCGCCACAGTCTTTGCAATTGGTGACACTTTGTCTTCCTCTTACGTTATCAGACTAGAGATGGATTACCAGGTTCTCATCTATTTACTAAGTCATGTTTTCTTTCATCCATTTTTGCCTTTATTTTTAGGTTTTATGCAGCTATGCAAAAAAACTCGCAAAGAAAGTCGCCTTCAGCAGTTGGACAACTCAGGTGAGTATCCACCCTTTTTCCCTTTGGTACTGCAGACCAATATGTATAATTTTAATGATACATCAATATACTCCCCAAAGTTTGATGATACAGGTGACTGGATGTTACTATTAAAGGTCCTTGAAGAAAAAGGCTATCTTATAAGATTTTAAGTTAATATGAAGCACCATTTTTTCCACTTCACTAAATCTGAGGCAACAGGTTTTAGTTTTTTTAGAGATGTTGGTTAGAGAAAGATCAAAGTGAACATTATATCAATTCCTGAATTCTTTTGGTTAGAAAAACACAGTTTAGATTATATGAGCCAACAAGGGGAATACAATAGAAGTCGATTCTCATCATGTTGGGTGCCAGCCCGCAAGAAAAATAATTTCCGAAATTTGATCGGGCCAAGTTCCTATAAAATTGGTCCATCTTAAGCTATTTATTTTAGCTATAATGTGATTGATAATAATACGCTTTTTTGAATTGTAAAATGTTTTACATGTATAGTAATATGCAGTATTTTCATCTTTTGTCCTTGGAGTATCTAAAAGGGCTCGATCGGATATGCTCATACAGGCACACTTAGAGTGATGAAAATACACGCAACCACATCTGCACCAAAACAGGGCTGCTGACCTTCGTGACAGATGCAAGAATCAATATATAATCCTTATTTAATGATATTAGTTATTTATGATTCAAGGGCAAGGCTACAACGTTGAGTGTTTGAATTATATACACATATATGTTCATCAGTTAATAAACTATATTTTTCTTTTGGCTAAATATAAATCTTTATCTAAATTAAATTGTTGGTATATATAATAATACATACAAGATTAAAGTTAAATTAACTGATTTCGTGATTTTTTAACAGCAAGCcagaaaaaaataattaatacTATGGATGCATTTATCAAGAACACAACGTGATTTTTTAACAGCAAGAACACGACGGAGCAAATTGGTTTCGTTCTTTCTACTACATCATTTGTTGTATGTATGTTCGAAATTCTGTCTGTACTTTGTTTGGCATTTATATTCTTTTGTATCTTACGTCTATTTTTATGTACTAAACGCGTATAATAACATGTTATGAGACGCAAACCCAAATTTGTACTAGATTATTTTGCAGTCCTTATTACTTTGATATGTCAACCAAGCAGCCAAAATATTTAAATTTAGCCAAAAGAAAAACATAGTTGGTTAGCTGTTCATTAGAAACTCTAGACAATGCTTTTGCCCAAGCTCAGTAATTTTTCTGTTACCAAACCAAActcaaaatttaaataaattttgacAATATGTATCTAATTCATATTTGTTATTTTTGTTCCTGATGTTTTTTCAGGAAACAAAACTGAAGACAAATATAATCTCCTGAAAAACAAATGTATTTGCTTCATCCATTAGGCCTTGTTCTCTTGATATACAACATATAGATTGTAGAAAACAGCTTGAACAAGATGATGCTATGATTATTGAATGATGGTTGGATGGCCAAATTTCTAAAGTTCTCAGCAAAGTACGATATATAGTGTATTTTGCAAGTATGGACGAGGATATGTTATTTGAGAGTTCACAGTTGTGGTATCATCAAGAATGGGTTGATGGTATATGGGTTTTAGTCTATAAGGTATAACCTGTAAAATATGTTATTCTGGCTTCAACACTTCTCTGTGTTGATATGATTTGTACATTATTTCTTGTCTCGATGCCAAATATTTTATTTCATCCATATAAACTGCATGGTTTTAATTTGTTTTATTTATATCTTTACTCAAAGTTTTAAAGCAGACTTTATCAACTCAGAAGCCCCAGTAAAATTCTAAGTAAAGTACAGTGGAGAGAATCGACACCAAGGTTCAACGAAGCGAGAATGATGGAGGTAAGGACTGATGAAGAAAATTGCTATAATTCTTGGTAGAATGCCGTTATTGttgaaaaattaaaaatgataGCAGATGTAGTGATTTAACGCCCGTTACCCCTGATGATTGAACGCAATTAATTGTTTTATAAGACTTAAAGATGTTGACGCGTGGTATAATGATGGGTCATAAACGGTGCATATATCTTTCTCAGTGGTTACAagtatttattatatttttggaCCTCAAATTAGGAAAtagaatttcataattttaagaTGAGCCCTCGTCAAAAACAGAATTGCGTAAAATGATTTTTTTCATTTAAGGTATTACTTTTATCTTGCAATATATCTTGGGGAAGATTCACATTCTATACCAGTTATTGAGGGTCTCGTATACCTATTCTTCATGCATTATAACGGGAAATAAATTTATTGAATCTAGGCACATTTTCAGATACCAAATGTGTCACTATAAACCCCATAACATTTGTTAGAATATGCATGCACTTATTGTATACTTTTTGCCATCATTTTTACTCTTTTGTGGTGTCCTTTATACTTTTTCACGCTATTTTTCAGTTATGCTTTGATATTTTCACGTGCAAAATGATTCTAACTTGGCAGTGAATCCTACTATTAGAGAATTGAAGATTCTATTTGGTAAAAGTATTTCACAGGTAAATTTTAGCAACTTGGAAAAAGCGGAGGTGAGTGGAGATTATTACGAGGGTTTATGGGTGCTATTGTCTTAAGTCCGCTTAAATGGTATTTGTTGGAATTTTTTATAATGACTACAACAGATGCTGCAGAATTCCTCAAAAAAGAGTTGATGATGCAATCGTCCCCTCCCTCTGATCCAACGTGTTGAACATAACAATCTACAAATCACTTGGGGAATTTCATGCTCGGTGGTATCGTGGTGCATGGTTGGTCTGTTGGGCAGGTATGCAAAGTTTTTAAGATCTCCAAGTACACTACATATTTTAAAAGTACAAATGAGGCactaaaattttaattttcttttctaaGGCCTTATCCAGACTGGATCAGTGTGGAGTTGATATCAAAGCAACTATGGTATGCCTCTATACTCTTGCTTGTGAATTCTCATCGCTTCGAAGCTCTCGTCTTTAAAAGAAGATATATAACACAGCTTGTATTGGCATACCATTACCATGCATATTGGACCAACATCCCCATGCTCAGATATGTTCGCGCTTGATAATCTTTTAGTGCTTGCTATTAGAGTTGATTAATAACCACAAAAGTGTGCTAATTTAAGGAACTACACATCTAGtgtaattaatttttttataagacCAACCAATGTTACATTTCAGgaataaattaaaaaatagaaCTACCATATAGGTTTAGATTTATGCCCTAACGTGGTTCTGGCAGCTTTTTGTAAAGATAACTTACACACGCCAGATAACCTTCACCGACTAATATTGAGGCTAGGTTCAATATGAACAAATTCTACTTTCTTAATGACCGGCAGGATGTCAATGAATCTGTAATACCTGCTACATGATCAAAAAAACTGAAGCTATATCCGCTTTAGGACACTACAAACTTGATTCTTGCACAATTTCTATTTAATATATATTGATAGGCTACCATGTTAATTATTTTTCTTAGAACTAACCACGTCAGCTCTTAGAATTAGATGCATCATTTAGTAATATTACTGGTGAAAGCATGCCTACAATGATAAGCTTTTAGAATGGAAATGCAATAGAGCTTCCATATTAGATGGATTTTATATGTACAGTTTACATAAtcattaattttaaatatatcaattttttttaactttttgCTTGAACTAAAATTACTTTGGCATGAACAAAATAGGGTTTTGTTGCACAATTTTTTTCTTAGATTTTTATCTCTTGAACTTGATTTTTTTAATCCTATTTTAGAGTCAAGTATATTTTTTCCTTAACAATGAACTGAACTGAAGTCAATCGCCAATTCTTTCTTTATTGACTTGAGtaactttttcagaaatataaTTCTTATTTCAGGTTTTACTGTTATTTATTAATCTTCGTATTGTAAGGTTACTTGATTTGGCAAAATAGATCAATGCAtgtattttttaaatttaattgcAAGGTATACTCTTAAACATAGACTTGTAACcactacaacaaatctggccatttacgacggtttttttgaacCGAAATtgtcgtaattgagccatttatgacggaaaaaaatcgtcatttttggtcgagtagtaagttcgttttttcgtcacaagataaaattgcgtcgGAAGTTAGGAAGCAGGGGCCCACattctcaataaaataataaatctacttacgacgAAAATTCCGTCGTATGTTATAAACTTACGATGTAAAATATTGTCGTAAGTTAGTTACTTACGACGGAGGAATCGTTGGATGTTTTCTTGCGGGATCCACctttgataaaaaaatataaatttacgACGCAACTATACGATgccaatagatatatatattagtgatataaccaaaatttcatatcacaatatttggtttgtcattttaatagtcaagcatcagtttgacttgtatagctaactagtgtttaatcctgaattggtgtttcgattatgttaaaaatatttttcaacgatccaaccgtatggatttcaatagatatatattagtgatataaccaaaattttatatcaaaataattttatttggtttgccattttaatagtcaaacatcagtttgacttgtacatctaactagtgtttaaacctgaattggtgtttcgattattttaaaaatatttttcaaccatccaaccatatggatttcaatagatatatattagtgatataaccaaaatttcatatcacaataattttatttgatttgccattttaacattcaagcatcagtttgacttatacacctaactagtgtttaatcccgaCCTGGTgtatcgattattttaaaaatatttttcaacgatccaaccgtatggatgtcaataaatatatata
Encoded here:
- the LOC141665040 gene encoding secreted RxLR effector protein 161-like; translation: MDPKESITKDENGKPVDATMFKSLIGGLRYLVHTRPDIAYSVGVVSRFMERPTIMHLNAAKKILLYVKGTIDYGLVYSKENGNNVLTGYSDSDMGGFIDDRRSTAGMVFYLNESLVTWVSQKQRCVALSSCEAEFMAATAAACQAVWLRKLLSQVTDEYVDPVVIYIDKKSAIDLAKNPVFHGCSKHIDIRYHFIRECIERGEIIVKHVSSENQKADILTKALVTVKFERMRRLLGVKELSKQT